The genomic interval AGCTTATTGCCTCTTTCCCATATATATTGAGGGTTTTATCGTTGTCCACATAGCCATTGGATATTACCCCACAATGCCCTGTATCCGTATATTCACAGAGGCAGAGATCTGCAATTACATTCAATTTTGTATTTAACTTTGCAGATCTGATGGCTTTCTGGACTATTCCATCATGGTCATAGGATGATGTGCCTGAAGAATCTTTATGTTTTGGTATTCCGAAAATTATAATATTTTTGACCCCGATGTCCTCAAGATGCCCTATGTATTTTTCATATTCATTTAATGAATACCGGTAAATTCCTGGCATTGACTTAATTGCAGTTTTTGATTTTTCCGTCTCATCCACAAAAACTGGCATTATAAGCTTATCTGAATTTATTTTGGTTTCACTGAAAATATCCCTTAGATTGCTATTTAACCTGTACCTTCTCATACGTTCAACTGGAAACATAGGTAAATATGGTTAATTGCTAAATAAATATTGTTAATTCAAATTTTTCCATTGCTTTTTAAGTATTCACTGTAAAACTCCGGATAGGCCTCATATTCTATATCATCGAAATCATGGGCTTCCATGAAGCCTTTCAGCCTGAGCAGGCAGGAATCGCATTTTCCACACGCTTTTTCCCTTCCATTGTAGCATGACCATGTAAGCCTGTATGGAACGCCAAGTTTCCTGCCAAGCTTAACTATATCACTTTTTGTAAGGTATTGCAATGGCACCATAATCCTGAATCCCTCTGTAATTCCCAGTTCCGTGCCGAGATTTAAGGTTTTTTCCATAGCGTTGAAGAATTCTGGCCTGCAATCTGGATACCCTGAATAATCTATTGCATTTGCGCCTATAAAAATAGAATTAGCTTTTATTGTTTCTCCATATGCAGCAGCAAGTGAGATAAATATGGTATTCCTGGCAGGCACATATGTAACAGGTATTTCCTTTTCAATGTTTTCCAACCCGCGCTCGGGCACATCTATTTTATCTGTGAGTGCAGAACCGCCTATCTGTGTCATGTCAATTTTAATTTTCTTGAGCTTGACTCCATAGTAATTGCAAATATCCTCTGAACTCTGTAGTTCCCTGATATGCCTCTGCCCGTAGTCAAAGCTTACAGGATAAACCTCATAGCCCTTATCCAGTGCATATGCCAGAACGGTAGGAGAATCAAGGCCCCCTGAAATCAGTATCACTGCCTTATCATTAGCCATGGCACATAATTATAGCACAGTATTATAATTTATATAGCGGATCTTTCCCATTGAGCACATTTACAAGGTTTGTTACTGCAGTCTCAGCCATTTTGTCCCTTGTTTCATATGTTGCACTTCCAATGTGTGGCGTCACAACAACATTGTTAAATGAAAGAAGCGGGTTTGTATTGTCAACAGGCTCGTCCTCGAAAACATCAAGTGCAGCGCCTCCAATTATTTTTTCATCCAATGCCCTTACAAGGTCTTTTTCATTTACTATTTTTCCCCTCGTGCCATTGATAAGAAATGCAGTTTTCTTCATTTTAGAAATTTTCCGGTAATCCATAAAATGGAAAGTATCTGCATTGAGGTCCAGTGCTATTATAACGAAATCTGATTTTTGCAGGAGTTCATCTATGCTCACAAAATCAGCATCAACATCATGCCTGTGCCTGCTATAATATATAATTTTCATATCAAAGCCAGAAGCTCTTCTGGCTATTGCTTTGCCTATTCTGCCCATTCCTACTATTCCAAGCGTTTTGCCATGTATTTCGCTTCCAAGCATAAATGTGGGGTTCCAACCGGCTTTCCATTCATTTTTATGTATAAGGTTGTTTCCGGATACAATGTTTCTTGCTGCAGCAATCATAAGGCCAAATATCAGATCCGCTGTGGCATCTGTGAGCACTTCAGGAGTATTTGTAACTATTATACCCTTTGACTTCGCATACTCAACATCGATATGGTCGTATCCTACGCTGTATGTGCTTATTACCTTCAATTTTTTACCATGGTCTATTAATTCTTTATCTATTTTCTCATTTAATGTTATCAATATTCCATCAGCACTTCCAATATTTGACAGAAGCCATTCCCTCATACTTCCTTTTCCGGAAAAAACTTCTATTTCCATATTTTCTATTTTTTCAATATAATTTCCCGGTATATTCCTGGTCACAAGAATTTTATACATGCGAACACATATAATAAAATAATAAAACTTTTTCCATGAGAGATTTTGTCTTTATATATTTATATATAGTATATATAGATAAATCTTAATAATACGTTAAAAATAGGGAGCAGATAAAGTGAGTATAATAACTTCTATAACGGTAGGCCTTATAAAGTTCGTTGAGGTAATAATAATAAAGCTTGGATTGGGTGGAGTATTTTTCCTTATGCTTCTTGAGGGGATGTTACTGCCAATACCATCTGAAATCGTCATGACATTTTCGGGTTATCTTGCTTTTTACAGGCTCCTGGATCCTTATAGCCCCTATGTCTCAGTTGTACTGCTTCTTATTGTTGGTTCTGTTGGAGACCTTATAGGTGCATGGATAGCTTACTGGATAGGCAAATACGGAGGCGATCCATTTATAATCAGGTATGGAAAATATTTGTTCTTGAAACCTGATACAATAGACAGAACAAAGGCATGGTTTAACAGATATGGGGAACTTTCCGTTTTTATAACGAGGTTTATACCTGTATTCAGGACTTTTATTTCAATACCTGCAGGGATTGCCACAATGAACTTCAGGAAATTTTCTATTTATACATTGTCGGGAGACGTTATATTTAATGTAGTACTTATTTACCTTGGCATACTGTTCGGGTCACACTGGGAAATTCTTCTAAAATACTTTGATGAATATTCCTACGTGGGCATCGCCATCTTTGCTGTAATAATTATTTATCTGATTGTCAGGATAATAAGGAACAGAAACGAAAGCACACAACTAAACAAATAAATAATATACTAATAAACAATATTGAATAATATGTTTTCTGATTCACCTGATGTTGTTAACAGGTCTTTCCGTTATCTGCTCATTTCAAGGGCTCTCCGGAGTTCTGCACTTATATTTGTAACACTCTCCCTGCCGCTTTATCTTCACTTTCTCCACTTCTCACTGGTATTTATCAGCCTCATATATATTCCAATTATAATTTTTAATGTGGTTCTTGTACTTATTCTCGGCAGGCTCGGTGACAAGATCGGATATTCAAAAATACTCATATTGGGTGAGGCGTTTCCTGTAGTCGGATTATTATTGCTTGCCATATCCACGAACATATATGTTATAGCCATAGGTGCAATTATAGCTGGAATTACCGGTGGTGCAGGGGGAATGAGGGGTGCATTTTCACCAGGAATGACAGCATTCATCGCTAATAATTATCCAGGAGAAGGAAACAGGGTAAACCGTCTGTCGCTCCTGACGGCAACAGC from Ferroplasma acidiphilum carries:
- a CDS encoding DedA family protein, whose translation is MSIITSITVGLIKFVEVIIIKLGLGGVFFLMLLEGMLLPIPSEIVMTFSGYLAFYRLLDPYSPYVSVVLLLIVGSVGDLIGAWIAYWIGKYGGDPFIIRYGKYLFLKPDTIDRTKAWFNRYGELSVFITRFIPVFRTFISIPAGIATMNFRKFSIYTLSGDVIFNVVLIYLGILFGSHWEILLKYFDEYSYVGIAIFAVIIIYLIVRIIRNRNESTQLNK
- the queC gene encoding 7-cyano-7-deazaguanine synthase QueC — encoded protein: MANDKAVILISGGLDSPTVLAYALDKGYEVYPVSFDYGQRHIRELQSSEDICNYYGVKLKKIKIDMTQIGGSALTDKIDVPERGLENIEKEIPVTYVPARNTIFISLAAAYGETIKANSIFIGANAIDYSGYPDCRPEFFNAMEKTLNLGTELGITEGFRIMVPLQYLTKSDIVKLGRKLGVPYRLTWSCYNGREKACGKCDSCLLRLKGFMEAHDFDDIEYEAYPEFYSEYLKSNGKI
- a CDS encoding 2-hydroxyacid dehydrogenase, with translation MYKILVTRNIPGNYIEKIENMEIEVFSGKGSMREWLLSNIGSADGILITLNEKIDKELIDHGKKLKVISTYSVGYDHIDVEYAKSKGIIVTNTPEVLTDATADLIFGLMIAAARNIVSGNNLIHKNEWKAGWNPTFMLGSEIHGKTLGIVGMGRIGKAIARRASGFDMKIIYYSRHRHDVDADFVSIDELLQKSDFVIIALDLNADTFHFMDYRKISKMKKTAFLINGTRGKIVNEKDLVRALDEKIIGGAALDVFEDEPVDNTNPLLSFNNVVVTPHIGSATYETRDKMAETAVTNLVNVLNGKDPLYKL